The Diceros bicornis minor isolate mBicDic1 chromosome 14, mDicBic1.mat.cur, whole genome shotgun sequence genome segment TCAATTATACTAACTCCTTAAACTTTTTGCTCATTGGCAGCACAGTGTGTAATTCAAAGCCTTAAAAGTATATTCAAAGACTCTAAAATCCCGAAAACAGTGTAAAAAACCCCACACCATTTCCAACTACAGGCTTTTAAGACTCAGAATGGATTATTACTAATTACGACTTCCagcatttaaaaaacatacagatggtaatcaaaaataaaagtatttctaTGATCTGGAAGACCTAATTGTTGTCTCTGAGCATCTGtagatatttatataataaaatgtgtATGCATTCAAATAAATTTCTTAGCATTACATTCCTTCCTTGTAGTCACAGAGGTAGGTAGTGAAAGAGTTCATCTAGCAACCATCAGCAAGAAGCAGAGCTAATGGCTAAAAATTTGATTCTAAGTATCAAATGGGGTCAAGACATAAACTAACTCCGGTTTACAGTATTAGTCATCAGGCTAAGCGGATATAGGAACAATCCATAACCAGCAGCCTTCCTCCTATATATGGCTTATAAGGTAAGGGAGAGCCATACTGTTATAGTGTccacatataaatttaaattaagcAAATTTTGAGGCCTGAAGAACTAGATACTAACTTACAAATCCAAACTAACTCAAGCACATGTCCTTGTTGAAATGTATACATCAATTCACCTCTAACAGAAAGACACTGACATTTCATTTCTGGGACTTAGAACTGTAGGCATATCAtctcaaattttccaaaataatatttattttggtaGATAAAAAGCCCCACTATTAAACTGCAATCAGTTTAAGACATTAAAAAGTATCAAATCTTACCTCTATAAACTTGTTTAGGGTTGCGTTGGTTGGATTGTGTGTAATGAGAAATCTCATGTTCTTGTATGTGACTTCCACAGGAGCTGGGCGGTTCATTCGAGCCATGTTAATTTAGTTTAAAAACACTCAACAGGGttatgaaagaattaaaaaaactgaatacAGAAATGATGCAAAGAAACTGAGTCTACTTCAATATACTCCACTCGAAATTCTCAGTGCTTTGAGTATGGAGCTGGGAGTAATGGGAAATGAAATGAACCTCCTAACAAGAAGCAGCAATTCTTCAATCCAGTAATACTGAGGCAACAGAAAGGAAGTGCACTGAGGTTTACCCCATCCAGGTCAGAAGTCTTGTCAAATGCTCTGTGGATTTCAATTCCACACTGTGTCCAGGTTAACCACTCTTATGGGGGCTTCTTGGTGGAGTAGTAATGAATTTCTACAGTTCACTTGTCTGCATAGAGGTCGTGCTGTGCCTGGCAGTAATCTCCACTGCCCTTCAGAAACTCCATAAATGTGTGACCAAGAACACCACAGAACTGctgtttaaaagagagagagagagacaaaaaaagttgttttccaATTCAAAAGGAATATGTTAGGCATTTATAGTACTTAAGTGCACAACTACCTTTTGAAATTTGGGCCCAAGCCACCTTTTCAACTTTTACTGAACCACAAAACACAAGGGTGATTACAGATTAAATCAATAAGCATAAAGCAAGCATTCACAAATAGACTGCTTTAAATTGAAATTACTGATCCACTACAAAGACCCCTTAAAGAATACCACTGTTACATTTGGTCAATATCCCTTCTACAGATCCTTctattaattattctttttaatggttgTCTGCTTTACATTGTTCTAAACTATATGTACAACTTTCTATATTGATTTTTCcagctaataaaatatttttacacatCACAAACTTCATGAATACTTTCCAGCTGTTAGTCCTTGCATAATTTACTTACTCCTTTAAAGGCTTAACCAGTAtattcttaagagaaaaaaaagaaactagctTTCAAAATGCTTCCATATACACTACCTCATCTGATCCTTAACAACCTATTAATTTATCATTCCCTTTTAACAGATTTTCCTCATTTGAGTCTCTAGAAGTTAGTCAACTTGTTATGTGAAGTATTACAAGGatatatgtttataaattaaaaaaattctcatttataaCTATAAAAGATATTCATAATGAgtaatattcttttgtattttaaaaccaaaatttcACTTATCCAGCCTAAAACTGGACTCTAATTCAAAGGGCAAAGGGAGGAGGTGGTAGGGTGGTGGAAGTCACCCTGCACCGTCCACAGGTCTCAAAAGCAAGGTAACTACTACCACCAACAAATAAATAGTATTTGTATTTTTCCCAAGCTCCCCTTAAGAGAACTAATTTTTTGCGAATATCAAACATTAACTGAATATTCATAGATATTCTCAGAATAGGTACACAAAACATCGACGTTAATGTTAATCTTCCAAAGAGTTTCTAAGAAGCTTGTGTACTTGGGAATAGAGAGGACTAAGAAATATTAGCAGCAGGTTAACAAGACGCAGCGAGCGCCAGCTGCCGCCCCTAACACTTTCCGGGTATGTATTCTCAGCGGTAAATCACCGAATAAACTAAATTCAAAGTATCTTctcctattttcattttacacCTTTAAATAGAGTTCCATGCTGGTAGTAGTTTCTAAAAGAACTTggctaaattttgaagaataattCACGCAGAGATCTAGCAGATCACAGAAAACATCAAGTCAAAAACCCAGTTCATTTTTCTGTCAAAATAAAGTAACTAGCGGCAGGAGTCATTTCTTAAAACGTCATCCCACAGAGAAGAAAACTTTCGTTATCCCAAATTTGTTCAAATGAGCCCCCAAATTTGTTCAAATAAGCACTCAGAGGTTGTTACTTCATCTACTTGCTAGCTGGGTTAAAAACGAGTGACTAAACTACCATCAAGAACTTCCCGATTACCGTGAATAGAGACTGCAGTaatctggaaataatttcaattaTATTGTCACCTCAAATCCTAAATATTACTTCCTTAGAATAAAAAGTGTATTCTGGCAcctttccaaagacatacaatgAATTAAGGAAGTCATTTGTAAAGCAGTTAAAGGCAATGACTCTTATCTCAGTATTCTGATTTCCAGGTAATATCTTTTTTCAACTGAAAGCCGATTtacaaaagagagagaatttcaaGCCTATTTAACAGCTAAAATTCCTGTTGCAGCTGAGTCTGGCCATATCCCTTCAGGTTTCACCAGGAAGTAGAAAAAGCAATACAGAAATAATTCACTTAGTGAACTGGCTAGTCTTACTGAGTGGAGCCACCCAGCGGCTGGGGGGGACTTCCACCGAAGTAGCAGTGACCACTAATACCAACCACCTTCCTGTTCGACCCAAGACATTCTCCCAGTCTCATGTCCTCACCCGAGGAAAAACTATCCATCAGAGGCAGTTTGGAAGTACCAAGGAATTTCTTCGCCTCCCACTTATCAGTTGCATATAATCACAGTAACGTACACGGGGGGAGAAGAGCAACTTCTGTGCAAAGCTTCAGTCAGTCCGTCACACTGCAGAGTCAAGGCAATGAACCTGTAACCGCTCTGTCCCATAGCTGGCCGGAGACTCTGTTCCCCATCCACTTACACCTTAGGAAACGCATGGATATTAAAGCGTGTGCAAAATGCCGCTTACTCCTGGGAAAGATCTAGCTTTCTGGCTTTCAACTGATTTACCGCCACCCAACAAAATTCACATAAAGAGTAACAGGAAGCATTGCCTCAGAATCTGGATCCCAAGCAGGCCGACGGTTCCAACTGCAGCGCAAGTAACAACTTAATACTCCTGGAACGGTCGAGGCTCCCACCACGGACAGAAGACAAACCTCAGCCCGCTGGCTCCGGGCGGCTACTGTTGCCACCGCCAACAGGAGGCAACGACACAGCACGCGAAGGATTTCAGCAGCAGATCTCGACAGCCCCCGATTACAAGGCGCCATCCGGGGCCAGTCGCAGCTTGGCAGGGAGTGCCCGGCCGGGACGCCTGGCTCCAGCGCGACAGCAGCCCTGGCAGCTCCCCAGGCGCTCAGACCCGGGCCACTTCCCCACCGACGCGCCCCAGGGCAGGGACAAGACTCGACTTGTCCCCGTTCCCCGGAGCCCCAAGTGGGGCGTCCAATGCGGGACAGCTCGCACTACCAGGTGGGGACCCTGGGGCAGGGCGGGGCTCGGCGCCGGCGTCCTCACCTGGCCGAGTCCGCGCCGGGCCCCGCGGCGGTGGCGCAGGGAGCCGCCCGCGGCGCCCCGCAATCACGGGGTCGGCCGCCTCCAGCCGGGCGCCGGCGCCGAGGCCATCTTGTCGGAGCGCCGGCCGGGCCGCGGAGCACGGGGCAGGCTGCCCCGGCCGAGACCGTCACCGCGCGCCGGGCGCCCCGCCCACCCTCGCCGGCCCGGGCCGGGGGCGCCCGCCGGCTCCGGCCGCAGCCACACGCGCAGCCCGCGCCCCACCCCGGGCCACGTCTCCGCGCCCGGCGGCCGCTCCGCCGGCCAGACAAAGGGGCCCCGGGCCGCCGGGCCCGCCCGCGCGCCCAGaccgggccgggggcgggggcgccggTCACAAAGCGGCTTTTGTGCGCCCCGCCCGGCCGCTGCGGCGGCCCACAccgcccccgcccgccgccccggCTCGCGGGGCTCGGGCCGGTGCCCCGCGGCCAACCGCCTCCCGCGGCCCGCGCCCGGCCCCCGGAACCGCGGCCCCCGGAACCGCGGCCGGGGCGGCGGGAGCGGACGCCGGGCTCCGAACAAAGGCGCCGGCGGGCCGGGGGCCCGGCCgagcggcggcggcgcggcggaTACTCACAGCGATATGTTTACTCATTGAAGATTGTGGCCTAATCATACAGCCGGTCCCGAGGCGGCGGCGACgcaggcggcgggggcggcggcggcggcagggcaGGCGGCGGCGATGGTcgcggggcggcggcggctcggcgggcggcggcgggggcaCCAGACTCTACCATGCAGCGAGCGGCTCCGCGGAGAGCGCGTCCCGAGCCGGCCTGCGGGCGGGGCAGCCAATGCGCGCGCCGAGGCGCCCTTGCGTCACAGGCCCGCCCTTTTATAGCCGGCGCGACGTGCGCCCCGCCGGCCACCAATCGCGGCCGGGCCCCGGGCCGGGCGCCGACGGGCGGGGGCGGAGCCCCGCCCCCTGCGGACGTCAGCGCGCGGCGGCCGCCGCCGGTGTGAACCGGTTGATGAATGGCGGAGCGCGGGGTGGGCGCGTGGCCCGGCCGGGGGCGGGCGGGGGCCGGGGAGCTACGCGGGGCGGACGGGGCCTGGGCTGCGGCGCGGGTGGGAGCGGGGGAGAGTCCGGTCTGTGGGTGGGAGGAATCACGCCGCACAGCCCGGTTCTCAGAGTTAAAACCAGCGGCGAGTGCGCACATGTCACATGGGGAGGCTTGAAGTTTGCCTCCAACTTAAATGCAGTCCCTGCAGGGCTGGGGCCGCGTCTCAGCCCGGACGCCGCTCGCCTGCCTTCACTGCACCTCAGTCACCTTTGCCAGCGGTTTACCTTGGCACCTGCGCCCCTGCCATCTCCGTCATCAGTGCTTATGTCGCATGACCGCCGTACTGGTGACTCAACACCTGGAATGCCCGGCCCGAGGCTCGGACACGTGGGCGCCTGTCGCCGGGGGCCCTTCCAGGCGGGGAGAACCTTCTCTCCGCAGACTGATCCCGCAGAAGACGGGAGCGAGTCCcgagatgcggataagccctagCTGCCTACAGTCCTTTCTGGTCACGCCTCCGTGCTACCGACGGGCAGCTGCAGTCAACTGTGGCGTTTCGAAATCACATGCATCCTTTGTACTGTTGCTCACTTGATGTGTTGTCACAGGTAATGAAAGGTTAGGCACTGCTGAAAGGAAGCGCTTTGAAAATTAGGAGTCTTCGGTTTTGTCAAGGACTGATGTAATTTTCTGCGTCAAAGCTAAAGCttcctttttattcattttcagtGCTGTTGTCCCACTGTTTTCATAATTTAGGCCCTTGAGGACTAAAACCTTATCACAATTGTTCTGTGCTACACAAGGGCAACTCTGTCACTTATAATCTGAAAACCCTTTCTCCACTGCTTTCTGGAAGGAGTCAACAGGACTTTTACCTGCTTTGATTAACTCGGTTTTCTACTCACACTGAGGCCTTTTGTTTGCTGTTTTCACTGAGCAGTAGATTGGAGAGGGCTTTAGGGATCAAATTGTGTCCTAGGTCAGTGTACTGCAGCATCTTAGGATTTATTAGAACTTCTGTTTAGAAACTGTGCTTGCATAGTTATTCAACTTTCTTAGAAACACATGCTCTGTAAACAAAGTAAGTGcttgaaaaaaaagaattggatcAGGCTTTTACAGGAACAAAAGTCAaatcatcttcattttaaagaaattgctCGCCTAGGAAACTTGAATCCATCTAAATTAAGGAGATCTAAAGAGCTTGAGAAATATATTATGTCCCTTCACAAATAAACTATAAAAGGAGTAAAGATTTTAAAATCTTAAGGTCTAAAAAAATATaggaggattaaaagagataatcttGGAGTGGGAGGGACCACTAAGTAGGTCAGGGAACTCAAGTCACAGAGGAAAAGACAGAtttcattatataaaaattaaaaacttctatgtGGCAAAAGACTTTTGACAAAGTTAAAATATTAATGGcccagtgggagaaaatattgaccAAGTGTCATAGGCAGAATTAACATCATAATGAATAAAAAGCTTCACCAGCATATACAATAGtgtagttaaaaaatatatttaatcagcTATTCTACTCCAAAAGTTGGTCAGCACAGTAATGCTAATTGGAATAGTGAAAGTTAACCATGTAATAATGACTTTTCAGAAAATGAATTTGGTGGGACAAGATATAAATTCAGCCAATGTTAAGCAGAGCCGAATCAGTATTAGCCAGTTTTCTTATAGGACTTGCGATACAAGTTGTGGGCCTTGTGATCCACAGATCCTGTAATTACCACAAGCAGTGCTGACATGAAATAGCCAGTCGGCTGTGCTCATCAAGCTCTAAAAGCTGGGCTCAAACTCACAAGTGGAGTAATCCGCTCCTGGGGGTCTTAGCCTCTCCGGTGAGGTACCTCCTTGTTCTACTTTGAAAAGGACATAGTTCACAGATGAAAAACTAGAGAAAGCTTTTGCTATTGAAAGAAAGGATACACTTTAGACGAGGTATAAATGTGATCTTGCTCCCCAGCGCACTAAATTCTCTCAGTGTAGTCAAGGGCCTGCCCATCTGGCAGCTGCCATGTTTCTGTGTGTCCTGTGCCCTTGTGGTTCCCTGCTGTGAACTGAGGCTGAGGGTGTCGGTTCTACTCAGCTCAATAGCTTTAAGCTGCTGATTCTTAGAGAACAGTGGTCCACCCCAGCCTTGGTCGGGAGACTCCTGTAGTCTGAGGACTCATTAATCTCTGTAGATTTGCACTTGGAGCATTAGCACCTGTACTTATTAGCAGAAGGTCTACAGACTGGGCCAACAGGCCTGCAAATAGTGGTCCAGACATCCAGAAGTAAGAGAACACCCCCAAGAGCCAATGCTCCAAAAGAAGCCCTAAGATGAAAGACTTCTTCTTCCACTAGACAAGATGCCCAGCTGTAAGTTACTTTTCTCAGCAAAACGTGTGTCCTTGAGCTCATCATGGTAGGCAGGACTTCTCATCAGCATATTCAAAATACAAAAGCCAACAGTGGGAGATAAAAAAGACCCTAAGAGCTTGATGAGGAAGATCTGTGTGAGAGAGAAAACACTGCAGAAGACAAAGCAGCAAAGCCTGATGGTGAAGAACAGAGACACTCTTACAAGGATGGCAGATCTGGTAAACATCGAGTGAATCCAGTTATACCAGACATATAACAGGAATGGAGGATTTCATCTCTTTCAGTCTCCTCTGATTGATTAGGGCTATGAGTGGTTGGTTGGGGCTATGAGGAAGGCTGATCAAAAACTTTACAAGAGTATTACCACTGCAATGATAGAAAGATCAAACATGACAATAACAACCCAGAAAAAAAGCACTAGATTGGAAGGTGTAATGATGTGCCAAGTATACTTAATAGAGGCAAATAGCCCAGTGGGTGTTTGGATCTAGTGCAGAGGgtgatctttttttgttttttttttttttgtgaggaagatcagccctgagccaacatccatgccaatcctcctctttttgctgaggaagaccagctctgagctaacatccattgccaattctcctccttttttttccccctttttctccccaaagcctcagtagatagttgtatgtcatggttgtacatccttctagttgctgtatgtgggacgtggcctcagcatggccggagaagtggcgcgttggtgtgcacctgggatccaaacccaggctgccagtagcggagctcgagcacttaaccactaagccacggggccggcccccagagggTGATCTTAAGTATATTCCCATACTTAAGTGTCCCAAAAATTCAGGGATACAGCCATGCTCCTCTCACCattataaaagtttattttcctttttctgttataGAAcggactattttattttatacctaAAATTAATCTTCCTGTGATTGTAAAAAAATGTTACAAAATGTACAATATACTTAAATTTCTGTGAacatataattttcagtgtataaatgtttaaaactaaAGCATGCCCTATGTTAAAAAGTGACTTAGTTTTCTTCCTTTAAGATGTTGATTTAAAGTTATTGTCTTTTTTCATATccatatatttttgtgtatttattattattttttaattgaggtataattgacatgtaacattatattagtttcaggtgtacaacataatgattggaTATTCGCTATGTATTGCTAAATAATCAACATAGTAAGtctagctaacatctgtccccatacatagttacattttttttctttttttaataagtttgATGAATAATAAAAACCAAACAGCAGTGCTACATCATGATTCCTGTGGGAATTTTAGACACAGAAATCTCCAATGAGCAATTAAGCTCGTCACAAGCCTTTCAAGGACAAAGTCCATAGGCCAGTAGCTGCACTTGGGCTGTTGTGTTTTGTACGTGTCAGACACTGGAACTGTCAATTACCCACCCAGCTGGGCGCTACAGATGTAAATATCTTTAGATGACTGAATCCTGCTGGatcagaaataaacattttattaagtCATCAAACCCAATCATTAGAGGTAATGTTTTCTCTATAAACAGAAATAGATTAAGGCAGTttttgaaaaacttttaaaaaaatgtctattttgaGTAACAATTCTCTTTAGTTAATCTTGATTATGTCCATTTTCTGTCCCTTTACTTTTCACATCTAATTTCAATTAACTTAAATATAAACctgatgggccggccccacggcttagcggttgggtgtgtgcgctctgctgctggtggcccgggttcggatcccgggcgcgcaccgacgcaccacttctccggccatgctgaggctgcgtcccacatacagcaactagaaggatgtacaaccatgacatacaactatctactggggctttggggggaaaaaaaataaataaaattataaaaaaaaaatataaacctGAGAATTGCTTAGGTGAGTATTCAAACCAGACAAAAACGTATTTTCACATTAGAAACCTGCCACTGAATATAATGAGTATTTACTGCTGTGGAGGTTCAGCATGCATATTAAGATGTGATAGACAGATTAGTCAAAAGAATATTAGTCAAAACATTATTTGCATGCTGGAAGGAACTGTTTCTTTGGGACACCGAATAACGGACTTATTATGAACCTATAATAATTCACAGTATTTTCATAGCATGCCATTATTATGACTGATTCACATACTGGTCCCTGGAGAAATCTAGTTTGAGAAAACTCTTCATATTTTTAGTGAACTTGGAAAAAtttcttttgctgttttaaaGTCTGAATAAAAATCATTTGCAAATTGGAAATCAGGAGGGCCACGGTCTCCATGAGATTGTTTAGAACATATTGAATTGTGCCACAGTCTGAAGTGAGGCAAAAATAGCTTAGGAAAGGAGAATTTAATCTGGCTAGAGAAAGGAAATGgagtataaatacattttaaaggttGGTTATGCATACTATGGCAAAGCTGTCACTTGACAGGTTTAATTTACAGAGCCGGCATTTAGATTGCAGATAATCCAGGCAGACACTGACCTAAGCAGCATTACTGGGAGAAGCCTTACATAAGgagaaatgttcttgaacagtTTCCGGCAAACATAGTAACATTTACTTAACAAAAAAGGTACAGTAGTCATGCTTTTTGCCTACTCTAACACAATTGTTTTTTAACTTGGCATGGTCAATAAACATTGCTATCTTAGCTGTATTTCTGTAGCTCATTTCACCACTGGAAGATGAGAAAAAAGGAGTATAGAAGCATTTCCAAATTTCTTCTAAGATAGTTGTCATACCTATCACGTGTTTCTTGAATCCTTAGACATATTAATACACATAGTGGATATGCAATATTTGTTTAGCTATGATCAGGTTACTTTTCCACCTGAAATCCTTTTGGGGCATCCCATTCccagttttgctaagttttcttTGCAGATTCCTCTTAGTCTCTCAATCCCTTTAATGATGATGTTCACTGGGGTTTTGTACTAGGGCCTCCTGGCCCCACTCTGCTCACTCCCACAGCTTTGGCTctccaccttccctccctccctcctcaacaCTTATTTGTTAAATGCCTAGCATAGGCCAGGTACTCCGCTATCTTATGATGAACAACATAAACATTGCCTCTGCCGCTAATGAAACTTACatatagatgaggaaagagaagatACCAAGTAACTAAGCAAAGAATATAATTGTAAATTGTACTATGTGCTGTGAAGGAGGTAAACAGAATAGCTGGGTGACTTACTTTAGACAGGGAAGTCAGGGGCGGTGTCTCCCAGGAGACCCAGACCTAAGTGATGAGAATGAATCacagaaagaggagaagaaagagagagagattcttgGTGGACGATATGGCAGTGCAAATACCTGAGGTGGGAAGAGTTGGGTGGTGCTCAGGGAGATGAAAGACCCTAGGGGCtacaggaaaataagaaaatgaaaggtaGGCAGAGCCAGCCTGGAGATCTACAGGGACCAGATGACACCGGGCCTTCCTTGTAGGCCAGGgtaagaatttggattttattttaaggacAATGAGCAACAGCTGCATAAAAAGAAATGTATGTTTTAAGAAAACCATTTTTCCTATTCTGTGGAGAAAGGATTAGAGGGAGCCCTAGAGTGGAATTGGTGTGATGGGGTAAAAGACGTGAGGTCTCCTCCCTTGCTAAATGGTGGACAATGATGGTGTTGACTCTGATGAGGACAGTGGAAATGGAGAAAAGTGAGTAGATCAGAGATACAGAAACAGAACTGAGAAGACTTGAATCACAACACGCCACACAGCTTCCAAAAATTGTTGTCAATGTCCAAACAAAGGTACAATGCCATTATTATAAGCCTATTTTATGCTATGGTGCTGAATTTTATAGGCACACTGACATACAGTTCCATAATTCACATGACCATTTTCATTAGCAATATGTTTGTAAGGAATAAACCAGGATCATAAAAGAAGTAAAGGTACTCAAAGAATGCTTGGACAAAGGCACTATTTCTGAGGATTTTAGGAATATAGAGGAGTGGGAATTCctaaaaattgtatatttaagTTTTCATAGAACAATGAAACTCCTGATAGATAACTATAATAGTAAGAAAAGCTAAAATTTATTGTGCTCTTATTGTTTTCCAAGCTAtgcttaacagatatttgcattttttcttgAACTTGTGAGAAAAATCAGATTCTGAGATAGAAAT includes the following:
- the LOC131413543 gene encoding uncharacterized LOC128125822 homolog, which encodes MIRPQSSMSKHIAQFCGVLGHTFMEFLKGSGDYCQAQHDLYADK